Proteins encoded together in one Vicia villosa cultivar HV-30 ecotype Madison, WI unplaced genomic scaffold, Vvil1.0 ctg.000037F_1_1_2_unsc, whole genome shotgun sequence window:
- the LOC131622655 gene encoding FBD-associated F-box protein At4g10400-like, whose amino-acid sequence MNSQPIRAFHLNCCHSELLLFNHDQWIEAAKLRGVKDLQLSMFHFYTAFKMYMAHSNSLVDKFISVAPNNIFSCRTLVILKLERLCAAGNILSVDLPSLKTLHLKCVYLQNSEDLKKLISESLVLEDLYVMVGYKESASISPTRVGNGPYHVFFKAIYYNVQFLQLEVRLPNENISSYFKGSNVFPNLIHLELMFVHSYGWDDLMDVLQNCPILEILLIAKIFPKHTKNADDKSSWALKLTSISLTKWKCPNFVPKCISSHLRSCTVTFDGMLDSLRVAKYILQNAPLLQVMTVKSSKSTDSLPAEMFR is encoded by the exons ATGAATAGCCAACCTATTAGAGCCTTTCACCTTAACTGTTGCCATTCTGAATTATTACTTTTCAACCATGATCAATGGATTGAAGCTGCAAAACTGCGTGGCGTTAAGGATCTCCAACTCTCCATGTTTCATTTTTATACTGCTTTCAAAATGTATATGGCCCACTCTAATTCCTTGGTGGATAAATTTATCTCCGTAGCACCCAACAACATTTTTAGTTGTCGAACCCTTGTTATTCTCAAACTCGAGAGATTATGTGCGGCGGGCAATATTTTGTCCGTAGATCTTCCCTCCCTTAAAACCCTTCATTTGAAATGTGTTTATTTACAAAATTCAGAGGATCTCAAGAAGTTGATATCTGAATCATTGGTTCTTGAAGATTTGTATGTTATGGTTGGCTACAAAGAAAGTGCAAGTATCTCACCCACACGAGTGGGTAACGGTCCATATCATGTTTTCTTTAAAGCGATATATTATAATGTCCAGTTTCTACAG TTAGAGGTGAGGCTTCCCAATGAAAACATCAGTTCCTATTTCAAAGGATCTAATGTTTTTCCAAACTTGATCCACCTTGAGTTAATGTTTGTTCACTCTTATGGCTGGGATGACTTAATGGATGTGCTCCAGAATTGTCCCATCCTTGAAATTCTTTTAATTGCTAAG ATTTTCCCCAAACACACCAAAAATGCGGATGACAAAAGTTCGTGGGCATTAAAACTCACCAGCATATCATTGACAAAGTGGAAATGTCCAAACTTTGTTCCTAAATGCATTTCATCTCACCTCAGATCTTGCACGGTAACCTTTGATGGTATGTTGGATTCACTTCGAGTtgcaaaatatattttacagAATGCTCCACTTTTACAAGTCATGACAGTCAAAAGTTCAAAGTCAACCGATTCTTTACCAGCGGAAATGTTTAGATGA
- the LOC131622661 gene encoding DEAD-box ATP-dependent RNA helicase 3, chloroplastic-like isoform X1, translated as MASITVIGASSTCKLPSLELYKKYKLTSISTVKLHSFDGNKSRHVTNNLLLRHNRLANFSSSDRFLPSAVATPNSSSSSLLSDEAFQGLGSDFEGDEDEDFPSRTASLNADELDISKLDLPSQLVDSLRERGITQLFPIQRAVLVPALQGRDIIARAKTGTGKTLAFGIPIINGLDDGEGEDSGRYSNRRLPRALVLAPTRELAKQVEKEIKESAPYLKTVCIYGGVSYTSQQGALSRGVDVVVGTPGRLIDLINGNTLKLSEVEYLVLDEADQMLAVGFEEAVEVILEKLPAKRQSMLFSATMPSWVKKLARKYLDNPLTIDLVGDEEEKLAEGIKLYAISATTTSKRTILSDLITVYAKGGKTIVFTQTKRDADEVSLALTNSITSEALHGDISQHQRERTLNGFRQGKFTVLVATDVASRGLDIPNVDLIIHYELPNDPETFVHRSGRTGRAGKLGSAILMYTGNQRRTVRSLERDVGCKFEFVNAPSMEDVLEASADQVVVTLNGVHPESIAFFTPTAQKLIEEKGTDALAAALAQLSGFSKPPSSRSLITHEQGWVTLQLTRDSENSQRYFSARAVTGFLSDVYSKAADNVGKIHLIADEMVQGAVFDLPDDIAKELLEKDIPSGNTLSKVAKLPPLQDDGPPSDFYGKFSDRERSSRRGSRDGRGFRSSRGWDGGRGSSDDFGGSRRGGRGSNDDFGDSRRGGRGSNDDFGDSRRGGRSSFKSGNSWSKPERSSRDDWLIGGRQSSRSPSSSNRSFEGACFSCGESGHRASDCPNRLGGSF; from the exons atggcTTCCATAACTGTAATTGGCGCTTCCTCAACATGCAAACTCCCCTCTCTCGAACTCTACAAAAAGTATAAACTAACCTCCATTTCCACCGTTAAACTCCACTCTTTCGACGGTAACAAATCCCGCCACGTCACCAACAACCTCCTCCTTAGACACAACCGTCTCGCCAATTTCAGTTCCTCCGATAGGTTTCTTCCTTCCGCCGTCGCGACTCCGAATTCCTCCTCCTCTTCGCTTCTCAGCGATGAAGCATTTCAAGGATTAGGCTCTGATTtcgaaggtgatgaagatgaggattttccttctcgaactgcttcgcTTAACGCCGATGAACTTGACATTTCGAAACTTGATTTGCCTTCGCAACTTGTTGATTCGCTCCGTGAGAGGGGGATTACGCAGCTTTTTCCTATTCAG AGAGCGGTGTTAGTTCCTGCACTTCAAGGTAGAGATATCATTGCTCGTGCAAAGACTGGAACAGGGAAGACATTGGCTTTTGGAATTCCTATTATTAATGGTCTCGACGATGGCGAGGGTGAGGATTCAGGTCGTTACAGTAACAG GCGACTTCCTAGAGCTTTGGTACTTGCACCTACCAGGGAGTTAGCGAAGCAAGTGGAGAAGGAGATAAAAGAATCTGCACCTTATCTCAAAACGGTTTGTATTTATGGAGGTGTTTCTTATACTTCTCAGCAGGGTGCACTTTCACGTGGGGTTGATGTAGTTGTTGGAACGCCCGGTAGACTGATTGATCTCATCAACGGGAACACACTTAAGTTGAGCGAAGTTGAGTATTTGGTGCTTGATGAAGCTGATCAAATGCTTGCTGTTGGGTTTGAGGAGGCTGTGGAAGTCATTTTGGAAAAGCTTCCAGCTAAGAGACAGAGCATGCTTTTTTCTGCAACCATGCCTAGTTGGGTGAAGAAATTGGCCAGAAAATATTTGGACAATCCGTTGACAATTGATTTG gttggtgatgaagaagaaaagcttGCTGAAGGGATAAAACTGTACGCTATATCAGCAACTACCACTTCTAAGAGAACAATTCTTTCTGATCTTATTACG GTTTATGCAAAGGGTGGGAAGACTATAGTTTTTACTCAGACAAAAAGAGATGCTGATGAAGTATCATTGGCATTAACAAATAGTATCACTTCTGAAGCACTGCATGGCGATATATCTCAGCATCAAAGAGAGAGAACATTGAATGGTTTCAGACAAGGAAAGTTTACAGTGCTTGTTGCCACTGATGTGGCATCTCGTGGACTTGATATCCCCAATGTTGATTTG ATTATCCATTACGAGCTTCCCAATGATCCTGAGACTTTTGTACATCGCTCTGGCCGTACTGGCCGTGCGGGAAAGCTAGGTTCTGCCATTCTGATGTATACGGGTAACCAGAGAAGAACAGTTAGATCCCTTGAGCGTGATGTAGGATGCAAATTTGAATTTGTTAACGCACCGTCTATGGAGGATGTTTTGGAGGCATCTGCCGATCAAGTTGTTGTCACACTTAATGGAGTCCATCCCGAGTCTATTGCATTTTTCACCCCTACTGCACAGAAACTGATCGAAGAAAAAGGAACAGATGCCCTTGCAGCTGCACTGGCACAGCTGAGTGGATTCTCCAAACCTCCGTCTTCCCGGTCTCTCATCACCCATGAACAG GGATGGGTTACATTGCAATTAACCCGAGATTCAGAAAATTCTCAAAGATATTTTTCAGCAAGAGCAGTCACCGGGTTTCTTTCCGATGTATATTCCAAAGCTGCTGACAATGTTGGAAAAATACATTTAATTGCAGATGAAATG GTTCAAGGAGCTGTTTTTGATCTTCCAGACGACATTGCtaaagagttacttgagaaggacATACCATCTGGAAACACTCTTTCCAAAGTCGCTAAG TTACCTCCTTTGCAAGATGATGGACCTCCAAGTGATTTCTACGGGAAGTTTTCCGATAGAGAACGAAGTAGCCGAAGAGGTTCAAGGGATGGTAGAGGTTTTAGATCCTCAAGGGGATGGGATGGAGGCCGAGGCTCTAGTGACGACTTTGGCGGCTCAAGGAGGGGTGGCAGAGGCTCTAATGATGACTTTGGTGACTCAAGGAGGGGTGGCAGAGGCTCTAATGATGACTTTGGTGACTCAAGGAGGGGTGGCAGAAGTAGTTTTAAATCTGGCAACAGCTGGTCCAAACCTGAAAGAAGCAGCCGGGATGATTGGCTAATTGGAGGCAGACAATCAAGCAGGTCTCCATCATCATCCAACag AAGCTTTGAAGGGGCCTGTTTTAGTTGTGGGGAATCTGGGCACCGAGCGTCAGACTGTCCAAACAGGCTAGGCGGCTCTTTTTAA
- the LOC131622661 gene encoding DEAD-box ATP-dependent RNA helicase 3, chloroplastic-like isoform X2, translated as MASITVIGASSTCKLPSLELYKKYKLTSISTVKLHSFDGNKSRHVTNNLLLRHNRLANFSSSDRFLPSAVATPNSSSSSLLSDEAFQGLGSDFEGDEDEDFPSRTASLNADELDISKLDLPSQLVDSLRERGITQLFPIQRAVLVPALQGRDIIARAKTGTGKTLAFGIPIINGLDDGEGEDSGRYSNRRLPRALVLAPTRELAKQVEKEIKESAPYLKTVCIYGGVSYTSQQGALSRGVDVVVGTPGRLIDLINGNTLKLSEVEYLVLDEADQMLAVGFEEAVEVILEKLPAKRQSMLFSATMPSWVKKLARKYLDNPLTIDLVGDEEEKLAEGIKLYAISATTTSKRTILSDLITVYAKGGKTIVFTQTKRDADEVSLALTNSITSEALHGDISQHQRERTLNGFRQGKFTVLVATDVASRGLDIPNVDLIIHYELPNDPETFVHRSGRTGRAGKLGSAILMYTGNQRRTVRSLERDVGCKFEFVNAPSMEDVLEASADQVVVTLNGVHPESIAFFTPTAQKLIEEKGTDALAAALAQLSGFSKPPSSRSLITHEQGWVTLQLTRDSENSQRYFSARAVTGFLSDVYSKAADNVGKIHLIADEMVQGAVFDLPDDIAKELLEKDIPSGNTLSKVAKLPPLQDDGPPSDFYGKFSDRERSSRRGSRDGRGFRSSRGWDGGRGSSDDFGGSRRGGRGSNDDFGDSRRGGRSSFKSGNSWSKPERSSRDDWLIGGRQSSRSPSSSNRSFEGACFSCGESGHRASDCPNRLGGSF; from the exons atggcTTCCATAACTGTAATTGGCGCTTCCTCAACATGCAAACTCCCCTCTCTCGAACTCTACAAAAAGTATAAACTAACCTCCATTTCCACCGTTAAACTCCACTCTTTCGACGGTAACAAATCCCGCCACGTCACCAACAACCTCCTCCTTAGACACAACCGTCTCGCCAATTTCAGTTCCTCCGATAGGTTTCTTCCTTCCGCCGTCGCGACTCCGAATTCCTCCTCCTCTTCGCTTCTCAGCGATGAAGCATTTCAAGGATTAGGCTCTGATTtcgaaggtgatgaagatgaggattttccttctcgaactgcttcgcTTAACGCCGATGAACTTGACATTTCGAAACTTGATTTGCCTTCGCAACTTGTTGATTCGCTCCGTGAGAGGGGGATTACGCAGCTTTTTCCTATTCAG AGAGCGGTGTTAGTTCCTGCACTTCAAGGTAGAGATATCATTGCTCGTGCAAAGACTGGAACAGGGAAGACATTGGCTTTTGGAATTCCTATTATTAATGGTCTCGACGATGGCGAGGGTGAGGATTCAGGTCGTTACAGTAACAG GCGACTTCCTAGAGCTTTGGTACTTGCACCTACCAGGGAGTTAGCGAAGCAAGTGGAGAAGGAGATAAAAGAATCTGCACCTTATCTCAAAACGGTTTGTATTTATGGAGGTGTTTCTTATACTTCTCAGCAGGGTGCACTTTCACGTGGGGTTGATGTAGTTGTTGGAACGCCCGGTAGACTGATTGATCTCATCAACGGGAACACACTTAAGTTGAGCGAAGTTGAGTATTTGGTGCTTGATGAAGCTGATCAAATGCTTGCTGTTGGGTTTGAGGAGGCTGTGGAAGTCATTTTGGAAAAGCTTCCAGCTAAGAGACAGAGCATGCTTTTTTCTGCAACCATGCCTAGTTGGGTGAAGAAATTGGCCAGAAAATATTTGGACAATCCGTTGACAATTGATTTG gttggtgatgaagaagaaaagcttGCTGAAGGGATAAAACTGTACGCTATATCAGCAACTACCACTTCTAAGAGAACAATTCTTTCTGATCTTATTACG GTTTATGCAAAGGGTGGGAAGACTATAGTTTTTACTCAGACAAAAAGAGATGCTGATGAAGTATCATTGGCATTAACAAATAGTATCACTTCTGAAGCACTGCATGGCGATATATCTCAGCATCAAAGAGAGAGAACATTGAATGGTTTCAGACAAGGAAAGTTTACAGTGCTTGTTGCCACTGATGTGGCATCTCGTGGACTTGATATCCCCAATGTTGATTTG ATTATCCATTACGAGCTTCCCAATGATCCTGAGACTTTTGTACATCGCTCTGGCCGTACTGGCCGTGCGGGAAAGCTAGGTTCTGCCATTCTGATGTATACGGGTAACCAGAGAAGAACAGTTAGATCCCTTGAGCGTGATGTAGGATGCAAATTTGAATTTGTTAACGCACCGTCTATGGAGGATGTTTTGGAGGCATCTGCCGATCAAGTTGTTGTCACACTTAATGGAGTCCATCCCGAGTCTATTGCATTTTTCACCCCTACTGCACAGAAACTGATCGAAGAAAAAGGAACAGATGCCCTTGCAGCTGCACTGGCACAGCTGAGTGGATTCTCCAAACCTCCGTCTTCCCGGTCTCTCATCACCCATGAACAG GGATGGGTTACATTGCAATTAACCCGAGATTCAGAAAATTCTCAAAGATATTTTTCAGCAAGAGCAGTCACCGGGTTTCTTTCCGATGTATATTCCAAAGCTGCTGACAATGTTGGAAAAATACATTTAATTGCAGATGAAATG GTTCAAGGAGCTGTTTTTGATCTTCCAGACGACATTGCtaaagagttacttgagaaggacATACCATCTGGAAACACTCTTTCCAAAGTCGCTAAG TTACCTCCTTTGCAAGATGATGGACCTCCAAGTGATTTCTACGGGAAGTTTTCCGATAGAGAACGAAGTAGCCGAAGAGGTTCAAGGGATGGTAGAGGTTTTAGATCCTCAAGGGGATGGGATGGAGGCCGAGGCTCTAGTGACGACTTTGGCGGCTCAAGGAGGGGTGGCAGAG GCTCTAATGATGACTTTGGTGACTCAAGGAGGGGTGGCAGAAGTAGTTTTAAATCTGGCAACAGCTGGTCCAAACCTGAAAGAAGCAGCCGGGATGATTGGCTAATTGGAGGCAGACAATCAAGCAGGTCTCCATCATCATCCAACag AAGCTTTGAAGGGGCCTGTTTTAGTTGTGGGGAATCTGGGCACCGAGCGTCAGACTGTCCAAACAGGCTAGGCGGCTCTTTTTAA
- the LOC131622660 gene encoding uncharacterized protein LOC131622660, whose amino-acid sequence MGVLVPVFFYVIAFLCTVGAVGLAILHIYKHLLNYTEPTYQRYIVRIVFMVPVYALMSFMSLVLPGSSIYFNSIREVYEAWVIYNFLSLCLAWVGGPGSVVISLSGRAMKPSVCLMTCCFPPIPLDGRFIRKCKQGCLQFVILKPILVVVTLILYAKGKYKDGIFNPKQSYLYLTIIYTFSYTMALYALALFYVACKDLLQPFNPVPKFVIIKSVVFLTYWQGVLFFLAAKSGFIKDADEAALLQNFIICVEMLIAAVGHFYAFPYKEYAGANIGGSRGFSASLGHAVKLNDFYHDTVHQFAPTYHDYVLYNHSEGGEEGTRKYRSRTFVPIGPEMDNVRKNKHIIGNKVDDIQLVSLSSASSTPSNSVSLPDASNTDVLKSSLLLDVSSSGSIPYDLTLIDLDVSSYPEKVPAADKADAR is encoded by the exons ATGGGGGTACTGGTTCCGGTTTTCTTCTATGTTATCGCTTTCCTTTGCACCGTTGGAGCCGTTGGTTTGGCGATTCTTCATATTTACAAGCATCTTCTCAATTACACTGAACCTACTTACCAACGGTATATTGTTCGGATCGTTTTCATGGTTCCG GTTTATGCGCTGATGTCATTTATGTCCCTTGTTTTACCGGGGAGTTCAATCTATTTTAATTCAATCCGGGAAGT CTATGAAGCTTGGGTCATTTACAATTTCCTGTCACTTTGTCTAGCATGGGTTGGTGGTCCTGGATCAGTTGTTATTAGTTTGAGTGGCCGGGCTATGAAACCATCAGTTTGTCTGATGACTTGTTGCTTTCCTCCCATACCATTGGATGG GCGTTTCATTCGTAAATGCAAGCAAGGGTGTTTGCAGTTTGTGATCTTGAAGCCCATTCTGGTTGTTGTTACACTTATTCTTTATGCGAAAGGGAAATACAAGGATGGAATTTTCAATCCAAAGCAGTCATACTTGTATCTTACAATCATCTATACGTTCTCGTATACAATGGCCCTCTATGCTCTTGCACTGTTTTACGTGGCATGCAAGGATCTTCTTCAGCCATTCAATCCAGTACCAAAGTTTGTTATCATAAAGTCTGTTGTATTCTTGACTTATTGGCAG GGGGTGCTATTCTTTCTTGCTGCAAAGTCGGGATTCATCAAGGATGCTGATGAAGCTGCTCTACTTCaaaattttatcatttgtgttgAGATGCTTATTGCTGCTGTGGGCCACTTTTATGCATTTCCGTACAAAGAATACGCCGGGGCTAACATAGGGGGATCCCGTGGTTTTTCTGCTAGCCTTGGGCATGCTGTGAAGTTGAATGACTTTTACCACGACACAGTCCACCAG TTCGCACCAACATATCATGATTATGTTCTCTATAACCACAGTGAAGGGGGGGAGGAAGGAACAAGGAAGTACAGGTCAAGAACATTTGTTCCAATTGGCCCAGAGATGGATAATGTGAGAAAAAATAAGCATATAATTGGCAATAAGGTAGATGACATACAGCTGGTGAGCTTATCTTCTGCTAGTAGTACTCCCTCAAATTCTGTCTCATTGCCTGATGCTTCAAACACCGATGTACTCAAATCTTCCCTGCTACTGGACGTCTCCAGTTCTGGGTCCATACCATATGATCTGACACTTATTGACTTGGATGTATCTAGTTACCCTGAAAAAGTTCCTGCAGCTGATAAAGCTGATGCTAGGTGA
- the LOC131622656 gene encoding pentatricopeptide repeat-containing protein At5g08305-like, with the protein MKHLQFVRRWSSWALSIKKASSSSPSKALHLYSKMHRNGVPFDSFCILFTLKSSTHLHSLPIMQQLHTHIIKLGFISQIHVANCLLNGYVLLSFIDACVLFDEMPQRHTVTWNTMILGYSRLGDMNKARELFEEMPQRDSVSWSSVISGFTKVGSYMQSLCLFRRMLFVEGTKPDQVTCGAVLSGCAHMGSFGLLGGRSVHGFIVKNGWELNVEIGTALVNMYAKGGVLRNAAMVFELIDERDVMAWTVMICGVARCGFNKEALVVFEKMQMVGIEPNELTFTGVLNACARGGFVEEGRRYFKMIEECGLEPRVQHYACLVYLIGKSGNLEEAYEIIKTMRVEPNVVVLGSFLSACKEHKQFEIAERVIEQVLRMANPENDRGLYNLIADLYVIGEKLEEAERLKKSMVNEHVRQAKGLNFDRNVFR; encoded by the coding sequence ATGAAACATCTACAATTTGTTAGAAGATGGAGTTCATGGGCTTTATCTATTAAAAAAGcctcttcatcatcaccatcaaaaGCTTTGCATCTCTACTCCAAAATGCATAGAAATGGTGTTCCTTTTGACTCTTTCTGCATTCTCTTCACCTTAAAATCTTCCACCCATTTACATAGCTTACCCATCATGCAGCAACTTCATACACATATCATCAAACTTGGTTTCATCTCTCAAATCCATGTTGCAAATTGTCTTTTAAATGGTTATGTTCTTCTCTCTTTCATTGATGCATGTGtactgtttgatgaaatgccgcAGAGGCATACTGTCACGTGGAACACTATGATTTTGGGGTATTCGAGATTGGGCGATATGAATAAAGCACGTGAGTTGTTTGAAGAAATGCCGCAGAGAGATAGTGTTTCGTGGTCTTCTGTGATTTCGggttttacaaaagttggaagtTATATGCAAAGTTTGTGTCTTTTTAGACGGATGTTGTTTGTTGAAGGAACGAAGCCGGATCAGGTGACTTGTGGTGCGGTTTTATCGGGTTGTGCTCACATGGGGTCTTTTGGATTGTTAGGTGGAAGATCTGTTCATGGTTTCATTGTGAAAAATGGGTGGGAGTTGAATGTTGAGATAGGTACTGCTTTGGTTAACATGTATGCCAAAGGTGGGGTTTTGAGAAATGCTGCTATGGTTTTTGAGTTGATAGATGAAAGGGATGTTATGGCTTGGACAGTGATGATTTGTGGAGTTGCTCGATGTGGGTTTAATAAAGAAGCATTGGTTGTGTTTGAGAAGATGCAAATGGTTGGAATCGAACCGAATGAATTGACTTTCACTGGGGTGCTTAATGCTTGTGCTCGTGGTGGATTTGTTGAGGAGGGAAGAAGGTatttcaagatgattgaagaatgTGGTTTGGAGCCAAGAGTTCAACATTATGCATGTTTGGTTTATTTGATTGGGAAAAGTGGGAATCTAGAGGAAGCTTATGAGATTATCAAAACAATGAGAGTGGAACCAAATGTTGTTGTTTTGGGTTCTTTCTTGTCAGCTTGTAAGGAGCATAAGCAATTCGAGATTGCTGAGAGGGTGATTGAGCAGGTCCTGAGGATGGCAAATCCAGAAAATGATAGAGGGCTTTATAACCTTATTGCTGATTTGTATGTCATTGGTGAGAAATTGGAAGAGGCTGAAAGGTTGAAGAAATCAATGGTTAATGAGCATGTGAGACAAGCAAAGGGGTTAAATTTTGACAGAAATGTATTTAGATAA